A region of Halalkaliarchaeum desulfuricum DNA encodes the following proteins:
- a CDS encoding twin-arginine translocation signal domain-containing protein produces MNRRRFLASGAAGSAVLLAGCLDTRIRPALPQEGTLQLRNRTETARTVDIQITNEVGAAFFSEAYTVSPRDTEGSETSERVLVDTDVTYFVEVSTDDWRRGYEWDIHEKTGSLTVTIQEADIEFSVEPFERVFRLDELFD; encoded by the coding sequence ATGAATCGCCGTCGATTTCTCGCGTCAGGGGCCGCCGGAAGCGCGGTTCTGCTCGCGGGTTGTCTGGACACGCGGATCCGGCCCGCGCTGCCCCAGGAGGGAACCCTCCAGCTACGCAACCGGACCGAGACCGCCCGGACTGTGGACATCCAGATCACGAACGAAGTGGGTGCTGCCTTCTTTTCGGAGGCGTATACAGTCTCACCACGCGACACCGAGGGTTCGGAGACGAGCGAACGGGTGCTCGTAGACACCGACGTGACGTATTTCGTCGAGGTGAGTACAGACGATTGGCGGCGTGGCTACGAGTGGGATATTCACGAGAAAACCGGAAGTCTCACCGTCACGATCCAGGAGGCCGACATCGAGTTTTCGGTGGAACCGTTCGAACGGGTGTTCCGCCTGGACGAGCTGTTCGACTGA
- the mgtE gene encoding magnesium transporter — MTAELDQKHHDIVADVADDDYVAVEEDTFVGMAISQFREFAPTDEEEATIYYIYVTDEGGKLRGVLSFRELLNAPEDQEVGEIMETDVISLNAEADVELAARQMQELEYPALPIVDENNNLVGIARADDMVAVIEEEATEDMLKMTGLDFSDLEVSRSSAILESGVFRILRIRLPWLIVALAGGLMAGGVIGQYEAQLEAVVALAFFIPVIMDMGGNVGTQSSTIFVRGVALGHIEEQNVWAHVLKEGTVGAIIGVIVGGIAALAAFLWLGNADIALVVFISMVATCIIASEVGYLIPWVAHRIGWDPAAASDPVITTIKDISALIIYFSLAALLLAELQV, encoded by the coding sequence ATGACAGCAGAACTCGACCAGAAGCACCACGACATCGTCGCAGACGTAGCGGATGACGACTACGTCGCGGTCGAAGAGGATACCTTCGTCGGGATGGCGATCAGCCAGTTTCGTGAGTTCGCTCCCACCGACGAGGAGGAGGCGACGATTTACTACATCTACGTCACCGATGAGGGTGGAAAACTCCGGGGCGTGCTCTCCTTTCGCGAACTCCTGAACGCGCCCGAGGATCAGGAAGTCGGGGAGATCATGGAAACAGACGTGATTTCATTGAACGCGGAGGCTGACGTGGAACTTGCGGCACGCCAGATGCAGGAGTTGGAGTATCCCGCGCTGCCGATCGTCGACGAGAATAACAATCTCGTCGGTATCGCCCGGGCGGACGACATGGTCGCGGTAATCGAGGAGGAGGCGACCGAGGACATGCTGAAGATGACCGGTCTCGACTTCTCCGATCTCGAGGTGTCGCGGTCGTCGGCGATTCTCGAATCTGGGGTGTTCAGGATTCTGCGGATCCGTCTTCCGTGGTTGATCGTGGCACTCGCCGGTGGGTTGATGGCAGGCGGTGTGATCGGGCAGTACGAAGCCCAACTGGAGGCAGTTGTGGCGCTGGCGTTTTTCATCCCTGTGATCATGGACATGGGCGGGAACGTCGGCACCCAGTCGTCGACGATTTTCGTCCGTGGGGTCGCCCTCGGTCACATCGAAGAGCAAAACGTCTGGGCTCACGTCCTCAAGGAGGGAACCGTCGGCGCCATCATTGGCGTCATCGTCGGTGGAATCGCCGCGCTTGCGGCGTTTCTGTGGCTCGGTAACGCCGACATCGCGCTGGTGGTGTTCATCTCGATGGTCGCCACCTGCATCATTGCATCCGAGGTCGGCTATCTCATCCCGTGGGTCGCACACAGGATCGGCTGGGACCCGGCAGCGGCCTCCGATCCCGTCATCACGACGATCAAAGACATTTCCGCACTGATTATCTACTTCAGTCTCGCTGCGCTGCTACTCGCTGAACTACAGGTGTAG
- the mgtE gene encoding magnesium transporter has translation MSQTPEEVMDEPPEEAEEYELSVGDVMTDGYVAVPADMSIEEATDQFRKFAPADPTETTIYYTYVVDDDDRLLGVASLREMLSAPDEDPISTIMTEEVVSFHESADAEQAAMDVADLHYPAVPIVDNEGRLVGIVRSDTLVDVMEAESSEDMLRMQGMSLPELKASDLTDVEEQRSRLMLDASLSDILRIRVPWLLVALVGGFMAGGVIGVYEDTLEAVVILAFFIPVVMDMGGNVGTQSSTIFIRGVVLGHIDKSNVVRRITKETIVGAVIGVMVGAVAALVAFLWIGRADIAYVVFGSMLGTSVVAALVGFLIPWLVYLIGQDPAAASNPIVTTIKDVSGLLIYFGLATLLVIELGV, from the coding sequence ATGTCACAAACACCCGAGGAGGTGATGGACGAACCGCCGGAAGAGGCGGAAGAGTACGAACTTTCCGTTGGCGACGTAATGACAGACGGTTACGTCGCTGTTCCGGCCGATATGTCCATCGAAGAGGCAACGGATCAGTTCCGGAAGTTTGCACCCGCGGATCCGACAGAGACCACGATTTATTACACGTACGTCGTCGACGACGACGATCGTCTACTCGGTGTTGCGTCACTTCGAGAGATGTTGTCGGCACCCGATGAGGATCCGATCTCCACGATCATGACCGAAGAGGTGGTCTCGTTTCACGAGTCAGCTGACGCCGAACAGGCCGCGATGGACGTCGCAGACCTGCACTACCCGGCGGTTCCGATCGTCGACAACGAGGGACGACTGGTCGGCATCGTCCGGTCGGACACTCTCGTTGACGTGATGGAAGCCGAAAGCAGTGAGGACATGCTCCGGATGCAAGGGATGAGTCTCCCGGAACTGAAAGCGAGCGACCTCACCGACGTGGAAGAACAGCGGAGTCGGCTCATGCTCGATGCGTCCCTCTCCGACATTCTCCGTATCCGGGTCCCCTGGCTCCTCGTCGCTCTCGTTGGTGGGTTTATGGCCGGTGGTGTCATCGGCGTTTACGAGGACACCCTAGAGGCGGTCGTCATTCTCGCCTTTTTCATTCCCGTGGTAATGGACATGGGTGGGAACGTCGGCACCCAGTCGTCGACGATTTTCATCCGTGGCGTTGTGCTCGGCCATATCGACAAGAGTAACGTGGTTCGCCGGATCACGAAAGAAACCATCGTTGGTGCAGTCATCGGAGTCATGGTCGGTGCTGTCGCCGCCCTCGTCGCCTTCCTGTGGATCGGCCGAGCCGACATTGCGTACGTTGTCTTCGGCTCGATGCTCGGCACGTCCGTCGTTGCGGCCCTGGTCGGCTTCCTCATCCCGTGGCTCGTCTACCTGATCGGCCAGGACCCGGCGGCGGCGTCGAACCCGATCGTCACCACGATCAAGGACGTGAGCGGCCTGTTGATCTACTTCGGGTTGGCGACGCTGCTGGTGATCGAACTCGGCGTGTAG
- a CDS encoding 60S ribosomal export protein NMD3, translating into MSESREFCPRCGSAVDAREEPLPGQPRDRDEKLCDDCYFEDFDLVDAPDRIEIQVCSGCGAVHRGNQWVDVGARDYTDVAVDAVTEELGVHVNARDVQWGVEPEQVDATTIRMHCEFSGVVRGTLRQESVTVPVKIGSGTCTRCGRIAGGYYASVIQVRADDRIPTAEETARAVEIAETYVAAREETGSRDAFITEVTEADDGVDIKLSSNQLGRGVSARISEELGGTVEDHATLVTEDSDGNEVYRVTFAVRLPRYRPGDVIDVDDEGPVLVRSVRGNLKGVRLTTGERYEADYEEGIAPDARKLGDHEDGQETTVVAIEDERAVQVLDPETYEAKTIARPDYVPDDAETVEVLKSRAGLHVLPDDESDLDR; encoded by the coding sequence ATGAGCGAGTCCCGGGAGTTCTGTCCGCGGTGTGGCAGCGCGGTCGACGCGCGCGAGGAGCCACTGCCCGGCCAGCCGCGCGACCGGGACGAAAAGCTGTGTGACGACTGTTACTTCGAGGACTTCGACCTGGTCGACGCCCCCGACCGGATCGAGATCCAGGTCTGTTCGGGCTGTGGCGCGGTCCACAGGGGCAACCAGTGGGTCGACGTCGGCGCCCGCGACTACACCGACGTCGCGGTCGACGCCGTCACCGAGGAGTTGGGCGTCCACGTGAACGCCCGGGACGTCCAGTGGGGCGTCGAGCCCGAACAGGTCGACGCCACCACGATCCGGATGCACTGTGAGTTCTCCGGGGTCGTTCGCGGGACGCTCCGGCAGGAGTCGGTGACCGTCCCCGTGAAGATCGGTTCCGGTACCTGCACGCGGTGTGGGCGTATCGCGGGCGGGTATTACGCGAGCGTCATCCAGGTCCGGGCCGACGACCGGATCCCGACAGCCGAAGAGACTGCCCGCGCCGTCGAAATCGCCGAGACGTACGTCGCCGCCAGGGAGGAGACCGGCAGCCGGGACGCGTTCATCACGGAGGTGACGGAGGCGGACGACGGCGTCGACATCAAGCTGTCGAGCAACCAGCTCGGCCGGGGCGTCTCCGCCAGGATCAGCGAGGAGCTCGGCGGGACCGTCGAGGACCACGCCACGCTGGTCACCGAGGACAGCGACGGCAACGAGGTGTACCGGGTCACCTTCGCCGTCCGGCTCCCGCGGTACCGACCGGGGGACGTGATCGACGTCGACGACGAGGGACCGGTGCTCGTGCGAAGCGTCCGCGGGAACCTCAAAGGCGTCCGGCTCACCACCGGCGAGCGTTACGAGGCGGACTACGAAGAGGGAATCGCGCCCGACGCACGAAAGCTGGGCGACCACGAGGACGGCCAGGAGACGACGGTGGTCGCCATCGAAGACGAACGTGCCGTCCAGGTGCTCGACCCCGAGACGTACGAGGCGAAGACGATCGCCAGGCCCGACTACGTTCCCGACGACGCCGAAACCGTCGAGGTACTGAAAAGCCGGGCCGGCCTGCACGTGCTTCCGGACGACGAGTCCGATCTCGACAGATAG
- a CDS encoding surface glycoprotein — MDRQKWFALFFAVLMVTSMVAWGVTLL, encoded by the coding sequence ATGGATCGTCAAAAATGGTTCGCGCTGTTTTTCGCCGTCCTCATGGTGACCTCCATGGTCGCGTGGGGCGTCACCCTCCTGTAG
- a CDS encoding helicase C-terminal domain-containing protein yields the protein MQPSRLFEEFPAPSYRGNQESALSAIEDAFEAGNEVVLVRAPTGSGKSLLARAIMGCARRAEDADPHQATGAYYTTPQVSQLEDVAEDELLSDLNVIRGKSNYTCILQGENDTPVDRAPCARRQGFDCSVKHRCPYYGDRAIASARRHAATTLAYFMQTAGSEVFRTRDVVVIDEAHGLAEWAEMYATIELSPDRVPVWDGVGVPDVHTDTRKEEDALDRTARFAETLVGVCERAKNDLLSKPELTPGEAARRDRLQELISELGWFLEAYRDPESTTTWVVDQPDGEGSAITIKPLDPARYLRHTVWDRGNRFALLSATILSKDAFCRSVGLDPSTVALVDVEHTFPLENRPLLDVTQGKMTFEHREETLPKIARLLVRLMAEHPDEKGIVHAHSYAIAGSLSDRLAEMGVSARVRTHDRHDRDRALEAWKATDDPDVFISVKMEEALDLGDKLARWQVICKAPYLNTGDSRVERRLEEGQWAWYHRVALRTVIQACGRVVRAPDDYGATYLADSSLLDLFDRAAADVPPWFADAIDEMERPDLPEFDPAAALSGIGAAPGGSGGRRSRGSNRSAPGGGRRHETAGTSGNTSTDSDGATSRKDHPLSDVWGE from the coding sequence GTGCAACCGTCCCGGCTGTTCGAAGAGTTCCCGGCGCCCTCCTACCGCGGCAACCAGGAGTCGGCGCTGTCGGCCATCGAGGACGCCTTCGAGGCCGGAAACGAGGTCGTCCTGGTGCGTGCGCCCACCGGCAGCGGCAAGTCGCTGCTCGCGCGGGCCATCATGGGGTGTGCACGCCGGGCCGAGGACGCCGACCCACATCAGGCGACCGGGGCGTACTACACCACCCCGCAGGTCTCCCAGCTCGAGGACGTCGCCGAGGACGAACTGCTTTCGGATCTGAACGTCATCCGCGGTAAATCCAACTACACCTGCATCCTCCAGGGGGAGAACGACACCCCCGTCGACCGTGCCCCCTGTGCCCGTCGGCAGGGGTTCGACTGCAGCGTCAAACACCGATGTCCCTACTACGGTGACCGGGCGATCGCCTCCGCGCGCCGGCACGCGGCGACGACGCTCGCGTACTTCATGCAGACCGCCGGCTCGGAGGTGTTCCGCACGCGGGACGTCGTCGTCATCGACGAGGCGCACGGGCTCGCCGAGTGGGCGGAGATGTACGCGACCATCGAGCTGTCGCCCGACCGGGTTCCGGTGTGGGACGGCGTCGGCGTCCCGGACGTCCACACCGACACCCGCAAGGAGGAAGACGCGCTCGATCGGACCGCCCGGTTCGCCGAGACGCTCGTGGGGGTCTGTGAACGCGCGAAGAACGACCTGCTTTCGAAACCGGAACTTACCCCCGGAGAGGCCGCCCGGCGGGATCGGCTCCAGGAACTCATCTCGGAACTGGGCTGGTTCCTCGAGGCGTACCGCGACCCCGAAAGCACCACCACGTGGGTCGTCGATCAGCCCGACGGCGAGGGGTCGGCCATCACGATCAAGCCGCTGGATCCGGCACGATATCTCAGACACACCGTCTGGGACCGCGGGAACCGGTTCGCGCTGCTTTCGGCGACGATCCTCTCGAAGGACGCGTTCTGTCGGAGCGTCGGCCTCGACCCCTCGACGGTCGCGCTCGTCGACGTCGAGCACACGTTCCCGCTGGAGAACCGGCCGCTGCTGGACGTCACGCAGGGGAAGATGACGTTCGAGCACCGCGAGGAGACGCTCCCGAAGATCGCCCGGCTGCTGGTTCGACTCATGGCAGAACACCCCGACGAGAAGGGGATCGTCCACGCCCACTCGTATGCGATCGCGGGCAGCCTGTCCGATCGACTCGCCGAGATGGGTGTCTCCGCCCGGGTTCGAACCCACGACCGGCACGACCGCGATCGGGCGCTCGAGGCGTGGAAGGCGACCGACGACCCGGACGTCTTCATCTCCGTCAAGATGGAGGAGGCGCTGGATCTCGGGGACAAACTCGCCCGGTGGCAGGTGATCTGCAAGGCGCCGTATCTCAACACCGGCGACTCCCGGGTCGAGCGACGGCTGGAGGAGGGTCAGTGGGCGTGGTACCACCGGGTGGCGCTGCGGACCGTGATCCAGGCGTGTGGCCGGGTCGTCCGGGCGCCCGACGACTACGGGGCGACGTACCTCGCCGACTCGTCGCTTCTGGACCTGTTCGACCGCGCGGCGGCCGACGTCCCCCCGTGGTTCGCCGACGCGATCGACGAGATGGAACGACCGGATCTCCCCGAGTTCGACCCGGCGGCTGCGCTATCCGGGATCGGCGCGGCGCCCGGAGGATCGGGTGGTCGCCGGAGTCGCGGGTCGAACCGCTCCGCTCCGGGAGGAGGGAGGCGTCACGAAACCGCCGGGACGAGTGGGAACACGTCGACTGACAGCGACGGGGCGACGTCCCGAAAAGACCACCCACTCTCGGACGTCTGGGGCGAGTGA
- a CDS encoding AAA family ATPase, with protein sequence MGDPHGPGARVESSQNGSAQNGTAENGTAQNDPPAGGRIIAICGVPGVGKTTTAEWITDHLDGQLIRTDVIRKELFPDPSYTAEERRRTYAELFDRAFEVVSAGEVAVLDATFARRRFRDRLRDRAGDTDTDVEFVEVDCAEPIVRDRIAAREGASDADFEVYLYYRYRFDPVRGEHLTVDNSNGIAETYAQLEQYFSGVGTARAGRSAEPERTPEIEQPSEAE encoded by the coding sequence ATGGGGGATCCGCACGGGCCGGGCGCACGGGTCGAGTCGTCACAGAACGGATCGGCGCAAAACGGAACCGCTGAAAACGGAACGGCCCAAAACGACCCTCCGGCCGGCGGGCGGATCATCGCGATCTGTGGGGTTCCCGGAGTCGGAAAGACGACCACGGCCGAGTGGATCACCGACCACCTCGATGGACAACTCATCCGGACCGACGTGATCCGGAAGGAACTGTTCCCCGACCCCTCGTACACGGCCGAGGAGCGCAGACGGACGTACGCCGAACTGTTCGACAGGGCGTTCGAGGTCGTGTCGGCGGGCGAGGTGGCGGTGCTCGACGCGACGTTCGCCCGTCGGCGCTTCCGCGATAGGCTCCGCGATCGCGCCGGCGACACCGACACCGACGTCGAGTTCGTCGAGGTCGACTGCGCCGAACCGATCGTCCGGGACCGCATCGCCGCCCGCGAGGGAGCAAGCGACGCGGATTTCGAGGTGTACCTCTACTACCGGTACCGCTTCGACCCTGTTCGCGGCGAGCACCTCACCGTCGACAACTCGAACGGGATCGCGGAGACGTACGCCCAGCTCGAGCAGTACTTTTCGGGCGTCGGGACGGCTCGCGCCGGTCGGTCGGCGGAACCCGAACGGACCCCCGAAATCGAGCAGCCGAGCGAGGCGGAGTGA
- a CDS encoding Na+/H+ antiporter NhaC family protein: MSEFGILSLIPPLLAIVLAIITRKAVLSLFLGIWSGGILYAGGPNPLADPAGWVGDVVSAGFGFFPTFDWIVAAIADDFHAMILVFTLFLGSGVAMIWNLGGSYAVRDWALERLDTQQKAGLAAWVLGLVMFFDDYANTAIVGSAMKDVSDQLRVSREKLSYIVDSTAAPVATLAISSWVAFQLGLIADAYDDLGLAEHPSAFEVFLSSIPYNMYAILAIAMVAIVVGTRRDYGEMLDAEHRSWSTGKVYREDARPMQDVEAELGEPHGENPRLVNFFAPVIVLVVVTLGTALWTGYEPGAELMDMIIDADYAAALIYGSFAMIVSGFVLGKVYDIFGFREATDTTIDGFGIMLTAVSILVLAWGIGEVVSALETGEYVAGFADAYLVAGILPALVLILAAFIAFSTGTSWGTMAILTPIAIPVAWSLTGDHTMVAAVVGTIFSGSIFGDHTSPISDTSVLSSTFTGADLIDHVRTQLYYAVTVGIVAIVLLLVWGFTGITPFVLLPVGVLVLVGLVYGLSELDARRKGVDPVAVDADFDEVGDPVKPAADADVTSDGE, encoded by the coding sequence ATGTCAGAGTTTGGCATACTGTCACTGATCCCACCGCTGCTCGCAATCGTGCTGGCGATCATCACGCGGAAGGCGGTGCTGTCGCTGTTCCTCGGGATCTGGTCCGGGGGAATCCTGTATGCCGGCGGCCCGAACCCCCTTGCGGATCCGGCGGGGTGGGTCGGCGACGTCGTGAGCGCCGGCTTCGGCTTTTTCCCGACGTTCGACTGGATCGTCGCCGCCATCGCCGACGACTTCCACGCGATGATCCTGGTGTTTACGCTGTTTCTGGGCTCCGGTGTGGCGATGATCTGGAACCTCGGGGGCTCGTACGCCGTCCGGGACTGGGCGCTCGAGCGCCTCGACACCCAGCAGAAAGCCGGGCTCGCGGCGTGGGTGCTGGGGCTCGTGATGTTCTTCGACGACTACGCGAACACCGCGATCGTCGGGAGCGCGATGAAGGACGTTTCCGACCAGCTTCGGGTGTCCCGCGAGAAGTTGTCGTACATCGTCGACTCGACGGCGGCACCGGTGGCGACGCTGGCGATCTCCTCGTGGGTGGCGTTCCAGCTCGGGTTAATCGCCGACGCGTACGACGACCTCGGGCTGGCGGAGCATCCCTCAGCGTTCGAGGTGTTCCTCAGCTCGATCCCGTACAACATGTACGCGATCCTCGCGATCGCGATGGTCGCAATCGTCGTGGGCACCCGGCGGGACTACGGGGAGATGCTCGATGCCGAACATCGGTCGTGGTCGACGGGGAAGGTGTACCGCGAGGACGCCAGACCGATGCAGGACGTCGAAGCCGAACTCGGGGAGCCGCACGGGGAAAACCCCCGGCTGGTGAACTTCTTCGCGCCGGTGATCGTTCTGGTCGTCGTCACGCTGGGCACCGCGCTGTGGACGGGCTACGAGCCGGGGGCGGAGCTGATGGACATGATCATCGACGCCGACTACGCGGCGGCGTTGATCTACGGATCGTTCGCGATGATCGTCTCCGGGTTCGTGCTGGGCAAGGTGTACGACATCTTCGGGTTCCGCGAGGCGACCGACACCACGATCGACGGGTTCGGGATCATGCTCACCGCCGTCTCGATCCTCGTGCTCGCGTGGGGGATCGGCGAGGTGGTCTCGGCGCTGGAGACCGGCGAGTACGTCGCCGGCTTCGCGGATGCGTATCTCGTGGCGGGGATCCTGCCGGCGCTGGTGTTGATTCTGGCGGCGTTTATCGCCTTCTCGACGGGTACCTCGTGGGGCACGATGGCGATCCTGACGCCGATCGCGATCCCGGTGGCCTGGAGCCTCACTGGCGATCACACCATGGTCGCGGCGGTCGTCGGCACGATCTTCTCGGGGTCGATCTTCGGCGATCACACGTCGCCGATCTCGGATACGTCGGTGCTGTCTTCGACCTTTACCGGCGCCGACCTGATCGACCACGTCCGGACGCAACTGTACTACGCGGTCACGGTCGGGATCGTCGCGATCGTCCTGCTGCTCGTGTGGGGCTTTACGGGGATCACGCCGTTCGTCCTGCTGCCCGTCGGCGTGCTGGTGCTCGTCGGGCTGGTGTACGGGCTTTCGGAGCTGGACGCCCGGCGCAAGGGCGTCGATCCGGTTGCGGTCGACGCCGACTTCGACGAGGTCGGGGATCCGGTGAAGCCGGCGGCCGACGCCGATGTCACTTCAGACGGCGAGTGA
- a CDS encoding M48 family metallopeptidase, producing the protein MNQTGLQLRMAVVGSILFGLYLAAAWFFHQLFGVDLLLVVLLSIVLLPAGQYKIGKWLAIRSAGAEDMPDDHPQFQKVHRMTESLCRDMDMKKPRLMVAEMGVPNAFATGRKGAGIVVVSTELMQVLEDDELEGVIAHELAHLKNRDTVMMTLGQSIATIVGYAVFFFVQVLGEDNPGSFVVAWIASILANLLVMIFVMAISRYREYVADDTARRYIGTGDPLARALEKISRSAEGRESRIDDSGVNALCIFNADRSYLQQVFSTHPPTEKRVANLRR; encoded by the coding sequence ATGAATCAGACTGGACTGCAACTCCGGATGGCAGTCGTCGGAAGCATTCTGTTCGGCCTGTATCTGGCCGCGGCGTGGTTCTTCCACCAGCTGTTCGGCGTCGATCTGTTGCTGGTGGTGCTTCTTAGCATCGTGCTGCTGCCGGCCGGCCAGTACAAGATCGGCAAGTGGCTGGCGATCAGGAGCGCCGGCGCCGAAGACATGCCGGATGATCACCCCCAGTTCCAGAAGGTCCACCGCATGACCGAGTCGCTGTGCCGGGACATGGACATGAAAAAGCCCCGGCTGATGGTCGCCGAGATGGGCGTCCCGAACGCCTTTGCGACCGGCCGGAAGGGCGCCGGCATCGTCGTCGTCTCGACGGAACTCATGCAGGTGCTCGAGGACGACGAACTCGAAGGGGTGATCGCCCACGAACTCGCGCACCTCAAGAACCGCGACACGGTGATGATGACGCTCGGCCAGTCGATCGCGACGATCGTCGGCTACGCGGTGTTCTTCTTCGTCCAGGTGCTGGGCGAGGACAACCCGGGGAGCTTCGTCGTCGCCTGGATTGCCTCGATCCTGGCGAACCTCCTCGTGATGATCTTCGTGATGGCGATCTCGCGGTATCGCGAGTACGTCGCCGACGACACCGCCCGGCGGTACATCGGCACCGGCGATCCCCTCGCACGCGCCCTCGAGAAGATCTCCCGCAGCGCCGAGGGGCGCGAATCCCGCATCGACGACAGCGGCGTCAACGCGCTGTGCATCTTCAACGCCGACCGGAGCTACCTCCAGCAGGTCTTCTCGACACACCCCCCGACCGAAAAGCGGGTCGCAAACCTGCGTCGTTGA
- a CDS encoding helix-turn-helix domain-containing protein, with protein MHTAFHLYNLIMGVLATAGLGYLFYLHQYEIEYNRFVFVTVTGIVIFALVAPVIEAVVQPLVHFAHAVAALFIIFGLYDPVNNDLRKEQWAELLLKDPTTIRKPSEWMVPMDDRILELFHTSDLVLTPALIAYNIDYSREEVNRRLSELEEHGLVDRVERGKYRITDLGEKYLDGRLHVALLDNDETTESDHVNSESEGITGSDDESPDS; from the coding sequence ATGCACACCGCGTTCCACCTCTACAACCTGATCATGGGTGTTCTCGCGACCGCAGGACTCGGGTATCTGTTTTACCTACACCAGTACGAGATCGAGTACAACCGGTTCGTCTTCGTCACGGTAACGGGAATCGTGATCTTCGCCCTGGTTGCACCAGTCATCGAGGCGGTGGTGCAACCCCTGGTCCATTTCGCACACGCTGTCGCAGCGCTTTTCATCATTTTCGGCCTGTACGACCCCGTCAACAACGACCTGCGAAAAGAGCAGTGGGCCGAGTTACTGCTCAAGGATCCGACGACGATACGCAAGCCCTCCGAGTGGATGGTTCCGATGGACGACCGCATCCTCGAACTGTTCCACACGTCGGATCTGGTGTTGACCCCTGCGCTCATCGCGTACAACATCGATTACAGCCGGGAAGAGGTAAACCGTCGCCTCTCGGAACTGGAAGAACACGGGCTGGTCGATCGCGTGGAACGGGGAAAATACCGGATCACGGATCTTGGCGAGAAATACCTCGACGGTCGACTGCACGTAGCACTGCTCGACAACGACGAGACCACAGAAAGCGACCATGTAAACTCGGAAAGCGAGGGCATCACGGGAAGTGACGACGAATCGCCCGATTCATAA
- a CDS encoding cupredoxin domain-containing protein, with translation MIREQSGRRRFLTVMGTTATVGLAGCVGGDEEPAEEETGEEEHDEEEDHDDDEMEDDHDHGVDHDLGHPVDEFTVEMASMEGAEHFMPHVLHIEVGGTVTWEIADDLEAHDSTAYHPLYDKPLRIPDEDEHWQSPEMDEQGATWERTFDVEGVYDYFCGPHYEDEMIGRVIVGWPDPDPEEQPALAPPEDELLDIEKEMIEMFNENTIPVLEDGNGH, from the coding sequence ATGATTCGCGAACAAAGCGGCCGACGGCGATTCCTGACAGTGATGGGTACAACGGCTACAGTCGGCCTCGCCGGCTGTGTCGGCGGGGACGAGGAGCCAGCTGAAGAGGAGACCGGAGAAGAAGAACACGATGAGGAAGAGGACCACGACGATGATGAGATGGAAGACGATCACGATCACGGCGTAGATCACGATCTTGGACATCCCGTAGACGAATTCACCGTCGAGATGGCGAGTATGGAGGGCGCCGAACACTTCATGCCGCACGTATTGCACATTGAGGTCGGGGGAACGGTCACCTGGGAGATCGCAGACGATCTCGAAGCCCACGATTCCACAGCATATCATCCCCTCTACGACAAACCGTTGCGAATCCCGGACGAAGACGAACACTGGCAGAGCCCCGAAATGGACGAACAGGGAGCGACCTGGGAACGAACCTTCGATGTCGAAGGCGTGTATGACTACTTCTGTGGCCCCCATTACGAAGACGAGATGATCGGCCGAGTGATCGTCGGCTGGCCGGATCCCGATCCCGAGGAACAGCCGGCGCTCGCGCCACCGGAGGACGAACTCCTGGATATCGAAAAAGAGATGATCGAGATGTTCAACGAGAACACGATTCCGGTACTGGAAGACGGTAACGGCCATTAG